From Ictidomys tridecemlineatus isolate mIctTri1 chromosome 2, mIctTri1.hap1, whole genome shotgun sequence, the proteins below share one genomic window:
- the Tmem158 gene encoding transmembrane protein 158: MLPLLAALLAAACPLPLAHGGAADALGFFGAPSNASVNASSADESDAPRLLASAAPGSPERPSPEEAAAATPCNISVQRQMLSSLLVRWGRPRGFQCDLLLFSTNAHGRAFFATAFHRVGPPLLIEHLGLAAGGAQQDLRLCVGCGWVRGRRPGRLRPAAATATAGAPTALPAYPAAEPPGPLWLQGEPLHFCCLDFSLEELQGESGWRLNRKPIESTLVACFMTLVIVVWSVAALIWPVPIIAGFLPNGMEQRRTTASATAAAPAAVPAGTTAAAAAAAAAAAAAAAVTSGVTTK; the protein is encoded by the coding sequence ATGCTGCCCCTGCTCGCCGCGCTGCTGGCCGCAGCCTGCCCACTGCCGCTGGCCCACGGAGGGGCTGCGGACGCGCTGGGCTTCTTCGGGGCGCCCTCCAACGCTTCGGTCAATGCGTCGTCCGCGGACGAGTCCGACGCCCCGCGGCTGCTGGCCTCGGCGGCCCCGGGGTCCCCCGAGCGTCCGAGCCCGGAGGAAGCGGCGGCGGCGACGCCTTGCAACATCAGCGTGCAGCGGCAGATGCTGAGTTCGCTGCTTGTGCGCTGGGGCCGCCCGCGAGGCTTCCAGTGCGACCTGCTGCTCTTCTCCACCAATGCGCACGGCCGCGCCTTCTTTGCCACCGCCTTCCACCGAGTCGGGCCGCCGCTGCTAATCGAGCACCTGGGGCTGGCCGCGGGTGGCGCGCAGCAGGACCTGCGCCTCTGTGTGGGCTGCGGCTGGGTGCGCGGCCGCCGCCCTGGCCGCCTCCGGCCCGCCGCGGCCACTGCCACCGCCGGGGCGCCCACCGCGCTGCCCGCCTACCCAGCGGCGGAACCGCCCGGACCGCTGTGGCTGCAGGGCGAGCCGCTGCATTTCTGCTGCCTGGACTTCAGCCTGGAGGAGCTGCAGGGCGAGTCGGGCTGGCGGCTGAACCGCAAGCCCATCGAATCCACGCTGGTGGCCTGCTTCATGACCCTGGTCATCGTTGTGTGGAGCGTGGCCGCCCTCATCTGGCCAGTGCCCATCATCGCCGGCTTTCTGCCCAACGGCATGGAGCAGCGCCGGACCACCGCCAGCGCTACCGCGGCCGCCCCCGCTGCAGTGCCGGCGGGGACCACCGcggctgccgccgccgccgcagctGCAGCCGCTGCCGCTGCGGCTGTCACCTCGGGGGTGACCACCAAGTGA